A region of Halalkaliarchaeum desulfuricum DNA encodes the following proteins:
- a CDS encoding universal stress protein produces MTTFVLATNGVHVSSTLCDYLDDRLEAGDTVHAVNSQRGGDDTSAEDVRDGEEALNVVSSRLGTLATVETHQFVRGNPPATDVLRFAEEIDADELVIGVRDRSPAGKALFGSVAQKLLLNTDRPVVVVPRE; encoded by the coding sequence ATGACGACGTTCGTTCTGGCGACGAATGGGGTTCACGTGAGCTCGACGCTGTGTGATTATCTCGACGACCGCCTCGAGGCGGGCGACACCGTCCACGCGGTGAACTCACAGCGCGGAGGCGACGACACCAGCGCCGAGGATGTCCGGGACGGCGAGGAGGCGCTGAACGTCGTCTCCTCCCGGCTGGGAACGCTCGCAACCGTCGAAACCCACCAGTTCGTTCGCGGCAACCCTCCGGCGACGGACGTCCTCAGGTTCGCCGAGGAGATCGACGCCGACGAGCTCGTCATCGGGGTTCGTGACCGATCCCCGGCCGGGAAGGCGCTGTTCGGCAGCGTCGCACAGAAGCTGCTTTTGAATACGGACCGGCCGGTCGTGGTCGTCCCGCGGGAATAA
- a CDS encoding ornithine cyclodeaminase — protein sequence MTYSRTVELEGHIIDSGTMQQCFAAIMELGGTFEVEQFDVGTRKDETSYCRMVVTAEEEPTLQSIIHELHQNGAMLTNPRDATLEAAPADQVVPPGFYSTTNHPTAVRYNGEWLEVERVEMDCAIVVDPGGEEGTAEPRAYTKVLNAIEEDDLVVVGETGIRVRPPERPRDASGPFGFMQGGVSAERPSESTIREVAEEIEATHESGGNVLVVVGPAVIHAGAGEDLARLVRAGFVDALSAGNGFATHDIERNLYGTSLGVDVDTLEHPRKGHKHHIYTISEVIRHGGIAEAVEAGVITDGVMYECVENDVPYVLAGSIRDDGPLPDTITDAVEAQDAIREQAHEADLVLMLSTLLHSVAVGNCLPSTTKTVCVDINPATVTQLLDRGSSQAIGMVTDIGTFVPTLAEFLIEETP from the coding sequence ATGACCTACTCGCGCACAGTCGAACTGGAGGGGCACATCATCGACTCCGGGACAATGCAGCAGTGTTTCGCTGCGATCATGGAGCTCGGAGGGACCTTCGAGGTCGAGCAGTTCGATGTCGGAACGCGGAAAGACGAAACCTCCTACTGCCGGATGGTCGTCACCGCCGAGGAGGAGCCGACTCTGCAGTCGATCATCCACGAGCTCCACCAGAACGGGGCGATGCTCACGAATCCGCGGGACGCGACACTCGAGGCGGCGCCGGCCGACCAGGTGGTCCCGCCCGGGTTCTACTCCACCACGAACCATCCGACTGCGGTGCGATACAACGGAGAATGGCTCGAGGTCGAACGGGTGGAGATGGACTGTGCGATCGTCGTCGACCCTGGGGGCGAGGAAGGGACGGCCGAACCGCGGGCGTACACGAAGGTTCTGAACGCGATCGAGGAGGACGACCTGGTCGTCGTCGGGGAGACGGGGATCCGCGTTCGCCCGCCGGAGCGACCCCGAGACGCCTCGGGCCCGTTCGGGTTCATGCAGGGCGGCGTCTCGGCGGAACGTCCCTCGGAGTCGACGATCCGGGAGGTCGCAGAGGAGATCGAGGCCACCCACGAGTCTGGGGGGAACGTACTCGTGGTCGTCGGACCTGCAGTGATCCACGCGGGCGCGGGAGAAGACCTCGCGCGGCTCGTCCGGGCGGGGTTCGTCGACGCCTTGTCGGCAGGGAACGGCTTTGCGACACACGACATCGAGCGCAACCTGTACGGGACGTCTTTGGGGGTCGACGTCGACACGCTCGAACATCCACGGAAGGGACACAAACACCACATCTACACCATAAGCGAGGTGATCAGGCACGGCGGCATCGCCGAGGCGGTCGAGGCGGGCGTGATTACGGACGGGGTGATGTACGAGTGCGTCGAAAACGACGTGCCGTACGTGCTGGCGGGATCGATCCGTGACGACGGACCCTTGCCCGACACGATCACCGACGCGGTCGAAGCACAGGACGCCATCCGGGAACAGGCACACGAGGCGGACCTCGTGTTGATGCTGTCGACGCTTCTCCACTCGGTTGCCGTCGGGAACTGTCTCCCGTCGACGACGAAGACCGTCTGTGTCGACATCAACCCCGCGACGGTGACGCAGTTGCTCGATCGCGGCTCCTCGCAGGCCATCGGAATGGTCACCGACATCGGAACGTTCGTGCCGACGCTCGCTGAGTTCCTCATCGAGGAGACACCGTAG
- a CDS encoding DUF7490 domain-containing protein codes for MNREALLAAAALGLLVVVAIAALAGPGVLADPGVEDPVEPGHVGIAEVAVSPAEVTGETVQLQLSTALAHRGNAADNVTVRHRAYDADSGLLAAEETVDVGEVDVDGEQSVDATLSVPREGGYRLETTVFRGTERLDTSTTTIRGVEALEPPYERTTVSFADRPVLPSLSVGVEDAADGTATLRISALVANGGDDPVDDVELRIVLRQADSNVVADETVEPVGELRPGRTHSVDATVEVPDGYNYYVDAALVRDDVIIDETREAANLDPQETLDVDETREEIEFEIEEFAEEADEPRPEATPAPRDAEEETPGFGPVAALVAVIALALLLARSRRTER; via the coding sequence ATGAACCGCGAAGCCCTCCTCGCGGCGGCCGCGCTCGGTCTGCTCGTGGTCGTCGCGATCGCCGCCCTCGCCGGACCGGGCGTGCTCGCGGATCCGGGCGTCGAGGATCCCGTAGAGCCCGGCCACGTCGGAATCGCCGAGGTGGCCGTCTCTCCGGCAGAAGTGACCGGCGAAACCGTCCAGCTCCAGCTATCGACTGCGCTCGCCCACCGCGGTAACGCCGCGGACAACGTGACCGTCCGTCACCGCGCCTACGACGCCGATTCCGGGCTCCTCGCCGCAGAGGAGACCGTCGACGTGGGCGAGGTCGACGTCGACGGCGAACAGTCGGTCGACGCGACGCTTTCGGTCCCTCGTGAGGGTGGCTACCGCCTCGAGACGACCGTGTTCCGGGGAACCGAACGGCTCGACACCTCGACGACGACGATCCGCGGGGTCGAAGCGCTCGAACCGCCGTACGAACGAACCACCGTCTCCTTTGCCGACCGGCCGGTCCTGCCGTCGCTGTCGGTCGGCGTCGAGGACGCGGCCGACGGGACGGCAACGCTGCGGATCTCCGCGCTGGTCGCCAACGGCGGGGACGACCCCGTCGACGACGTCGAACTCCGGATCGTGCTCCGCCAGGCCGACTCGAACGTCGTCGCCGACGAGACAGTCGAACCGGTCGGCGAACTGCGACCCGGCCGGACACACTCCGTCGACGCGACCGTCGAGGTCCCCGACGGCTACAACTACTACGTCGACGCCGCGCTGGTTCGCGACGACGTCATCATCGACGAGACGCGCGAGGCGGCGAACCTCGACCCCCAGGAGACGCTCGACGTGGACGAAACGCGCGAGGAGATCGAGTTCGAGATCGAGGAGTTCGCAGAGGAGGCGGACGAACCCCGCCCCGAAGCGACGCCCGCCCCCCGGGACGCAGAGGAGGAAACCCCCGGGTTCGGACCTGTCGCTGCCCTCGTCGCGGTGATCGCGCTCGCGCTGCTGTTGGCTCGCTCGCGCCGGACGGAACGGTAA
- a CDS encoding HAH_0734 family protein: MQHLIVRGDPGIRKDAVIEFEGEEVVCFTVKRQGDWHGPDEVQLWCTIGTEDERESFEKREYVPTWLDVDTIDAEDLTVIEAKGELAV; this comes from the coding sequence ATGCAACACCTCATCGTTCGCGGGGATCCGGGGATCCGCAAGGACGCCGTAATCGAGTTCGAGGGTGAGGAAGTCGTCTGTTTCACCGTCAAACGCCAGGGCGACTGGCACGGTCCCGACGAGGTACAGCTGTGGTGTACGATCGGCACGGAGGACGAACGGGAGTCGTTCGAGAAGCGGGAGTACGTCCCCACCTGGCTCGACGTGGACACGATCGACGCCGAGGACCTGACGGTCATCGAGGCGAAAGGCGAACTGGCAGTGTAG
- a CDS encoding phosphoribosylaminoimidazolesuccinocarboxamide synthase — protein sequence MTSVKEFRIETEPTATDAGRGRFYFTDAYSVFDWGQMPDPIPNKGASLCVMGADNFERLETEGIPTHYRGVVPATGDEAAGNAEATSLSAAAETVTVGGAEPPREMAIELTQVPDLPYDGESYGYDAYHAEAGDNYLVPLEVVFRNTVPVGSSLRSRTDPGNLGLDFDSWPDETVELPEPVVEFSTKYEEQDRYLDRGEADEIAGKADVDDLEVLAREVNDIVTEQATGAGFVHEDGKIEVMYHDGTLRVADVVGTFDENRFSYGGQELSKEVIRQWYKREQPEWVDAVAAAKREVAQREIADWRQLCSVEPTSLPANVLEVVSNLYTAGANAYTGREWFDAPPIGDVVETVRRL from the coding sequence ATGACGAGCGTGAAGGAGTTCCGGATCGAAACCGAGCCGACTGCGACTGACGCGGGCCGCGGCCGGTTTTACTTCACCGACGCGTACTCGGTGTTCGACTGGGGGCAGATGCCGGATCCGATTCCGAACAAGGGGGCGAGCCTCTGTGTGATGGGTGCAGACAACTTCGAGCGGCTCGAAACCGAGGGGATTCCGACCCACTATCGGGGGGTCGTGCCTGCCACGGGCGACGAAGCAGCCGGAAATGCCGAGGCGACATCGCTTTCGGCCGCCGCCGAGACGGTCACGGTCGGCGGGGCCGAACCGCCACGCGAGATGGCGATCGAACTCACGCAGGTTCCCGACCTGCCGTACGACGGCGAGTCGTACGGCTACGACGCGTACCACGCCGAGGCGGGCGACAACTACCTCGTCCCGCTGGAGGTCGTGTTCCGCAACACCGTCCCCGTCGGATCGAGCCTCCGATCCCGGACCGACCCCGGCAATCTCGGATTGGACTTCGACTCCTGGCCCGACGAGACGGTCGAACTTCCCGAGCCTGTGGTCGAGTTTTCCACCAAGTACGAGGAGCAGGACCGGTATCTCGACCGGGGCGAGGCAGACGAGATCGCAGGGAAGGCCGACGTCGACGATCTCGAGGTGCTCGCCCGCGAAGTGAACGATATCGTCACGGAACAGGCGACTGGGGCGGGATTCGTCCACGAGGACGGGAAAATAGAGGTCATGTACCACGACGGCACGCTTCGCGTGGCGGACGTCGTCGGGACGTTCGACGAAAACAGGTTCTCCTACGGCGGACAGGAGCTCTCGAAGGAGGTCATCCGACAGTGGTACAAGCGGGAACAGCCCGAGTGGGTCGACGCCGTCGCGGCCGCAAAGCGGGAGGTCGCACAACGGGAGATCGCCGACTGGCGGCAGCTCTGTTCGGTCGAACCGACGTCGCTTCCGGCGAACGTCCTCGAGGTGGTTTCGAACCTGTATACGGCCGGTGCGAACGCGTACACCGGGCGCGAGTGGTTCGACGCACCCCCGATCGGTGACGTCGTCGAAACCGTCCGACGGCTGTAG
- a CDS encoding sulfite exporter TauE/SafE family protein, with amino-acid sequence MSIAFTPELVVAVAAVAAVAGAVNGVAGFGFAVVGTMALATVLDPAAAVVFMILPIFAVNLSLVGELSGAQLRTCGRRFGPLLGAALLGTIVGMVLLERLPEAPLRVGLGLVSLGFVATAQQSVSIPGIGRIREGCFVESPGAMAGVGGVSGVLFGATNVGVQLVAYVRSCDLSHGLFVGVVAMVFLGLNGVRVAAAGVLGLYPDLAFVAGSLGAVVPAVLGVRVGARFRDRVSETRRRAVVLGLLAVIGIRLLLGGFGVV; translated from the coding sequence GTGTCGATTGCGTTCACGCCGGAACTCGTCGTCGCCGTCGCAGCGGTGGCCGCCGTCGCCGGTGCGGTAAACGGCGTCGCAGGGTTCGGATTCGCCGTCGTCGGGACGATGGCGCTGGCGACGGTGCTCGATCCGGCGGCGGCCGTCGTGTTCATGATCCTCCCGATCTTCGCCGTAAACCTCTCGTTGGTGGGGGAGCTCTCTGGAGCACAGCTTCGGACGTGCGGCCGGCGGTTCGGGCCGCTGTTGGGTGCAGCACTGCTGGGTACGATCGTCGGGATGGTACTGCTCGAACGGCTCCCGGAGGCGCCGTTGCGGGTGGGCCTGGGCCTCGTCTCGCTCGGGTTCGTCGCGACCGCACAGCAATCGGTTTCGATTCCGGGAATCGGTCGGATTCGGGAGGGCTGTTTCGTGGAATCTCCGGGGGCGATGGCCGGCGTCGGTGGTGTCTCGGGGGTGCTGTTCGGCGCCACCAACGTCGGCGTCCAGCTCGTGGCGTACGTTCGCAGCTGTGACCTCTCCCACGGGCTGTTCGTGGGCGTCGTCGCGATGGTGTTTCTCGGACTCAACGGCGTCAGGGTCGCGGCCGCGGGGGTCCTCGGGCTGTACCCCGATCTCGCTTTCGTGGCGGGATCCCTCGGGGCCGTCGTTCCCGCCGTTCTTGGCGTCCGGGTCGGAGCGCGGTTCCGCGACCGGGTGAGCGAAACGCGGCGGCGCGCAGTCGTTCTGGGCCTGCTCGCGGTGATCGGAATCCGGCTTCTGCTCGGCGGGTTCGGGGTGGTGTAG
- a CDS encoding redoxin domain-containing protein — MVSVGDTAPDIVGSLADGDLSKFTLEEHLGDGPVVLAFFPAAFSSTCTDEFCRFRDEFSTFAEVDATVFGVSTDLPFALNAFREEHDLPFGLVSDTDASAVDAYGVRDSFDGIGVPTVAGRAVFVLDEAGTITYSWIADDSSLEPPYEEVEDAVASAADRTDG; from the coding sequence ATGGTTTCAGTCGGAGACACCGCCCCCGACATCGTGGGATCGCTCGCCGACGGTGACCTCTCGAAGTTCACCCTCGAAGAACACCTCGGGGATGGTCCCGTCGTGCTCGCGTTCTTCCCGGCAGCGTTTTCGTCCACCTGCACCGACGAATTCTGTCGGTTTCGGGACGAATTCTCGACGTTCGCCGAGGTAGATGCGACCGTTTTCGGCGTGTCGACCGACCTCCCGTTCGCACTGAACGCCTTCCGGGAGGAGCACGACCTCCCGTTCGGCCTCGTGAGCGACACGGATGCATCCGCGGTCGACGCCTACGGGGTTCGGGATTCCTTCGACGGGATCGGCGTGCCGACCGTCGCCGGGCGCGCGGTGTTCGTGCTCGACGAGGCGGGAACGATTACCTACAGCTGGATCGCCGACGATTCGAGTCTGGAACCCCCCTACGAAGAGGTCGAAGACGCGGTCGCGTCGGCAGCCGACCGAACGGACGGCTGA
- a CDS encoding DUF3179 domain-containing protein: MTRYSSRRSVLAAVAGAGLLAGCTSTARPVTGGADSGIDSAGDTVSDVPEDFDPVLVGEDPPDGEPSDAPPFGDRVLPLPLSPAELRDRATDGGPPKDGIPSIDDPEFLDVGDAEAPDDDVIVLGIVGDDEAKAYPRRVLVQHEIVNDHLDGVPVAVTYCPLTGTALGFERGDTEFGVSGMLLNNNLIMYDRNLDRWWPQIPAVSIPGPWHDTPGGATLRELDVVRTTWRAWRNRHPDTVVLSEATGYARNYDRDPYGARGYYQNDNTIFGNIHESDRYHSKRWVYGVRNESGAAAYLADSVLESGVVHGAVGDVPHVAVYDPGLDTAIVYRNPDDETFEFAEGLVHDQNGNEHPPEDLPLERALSFDAFWFGWFAYYPQTAVYE, translated from the coding sequence ATGACACGTTACAGCTCCCGGCGATCGGTACTCGCGGCAGTCGCCGGCGCGGGTCTCCTCGCCGGCTGTACCAGTACGGCCCGTCCGGTGACCGGTGGAGCGGACTCGGGGATCGATTCCGCGGGGGACACCGTGTCCGACGTTCCTGAAGACTTCGACCCCGTTCTCGTGGGTGAGGATCCCCCCGACGGGGAACCGTCGGACGCGCCCCCATTCGGCGACCGCGTGCTCCCGTTGCCCCTCTCGCCAGCCGAGTTGCGTGACCGTGCGACCGACGGCGGGCCGCCGAAGGACGGGATCCCGTCGATCGACGACCCCGAATTCCTCGACGTGGGGGACGCCGAGGCCCCCGATGACGACGTGATCGTCCTCGGAATCGTCGGCGACGACGAGGCGAAGGCGTACCCACGTCGGGTGCTCGTTCAACACGAGATCGTCAACGACCACCTCGACGGTGTCCCTGTCGCGGTAACGTACTGTCCGCTCACCGGCACCGCGTTAGGATTCGAGCGTGGCGACACCGAGTTCGGCGTCTCGGGGATGTTGCTCAACAACAATCTGATCATGTACGATCGCAACCTCGATCGCTGGTGGCCCCAGATCCCGGCGGTTTCGATCCCCGGACCCTGGCACGATACGCCCGGCGGTGCGACGCTTCGCGAACTCGACGTCGTCCGGACGACGTGGCGAGCCTGGCGGAACCGACATCCGGACACGGTCGTCCTCTCGGAGGCGACGGGCTACGCCCGGAATTACGACCGCGACCCGTACGGTGCTCGGGGATACTACCAGAACGACAACACGATATTCGGAAACATCCACGAGAGCGACCGATACCATTCGAAACGATGGGTGTATGGCGTTCGAAACGAATCCGGTGCGGCTGCGTATCTTGCCGATTCGGTCCTCGAGTCCGGCGTGGTCCACGGCGCGGTCGGAGACGTCCCACACGTCGCAGTCTACGATCCGGGACTTGACACCGCAATCGTCTACCGGAACCCGGACGATGAGACCTTCGAGTTTGCAGAGGGTCTGGTACACGATCAAAATGGGAACGAACACCCGCCGGAGGATCTCCCACTCGAGCGGGCGCTTTCGTTCGATGCGTTCTGGTTCGGGTGGTTCGCATACTATCCACAAACTGCTGTATACGAGTGA
- a CDS encoding AMP phosphorylase, with protein MELETVQIDLDTETPTVVLHEEDARELGIHPMDRVQLRYDDGTAIGVVKVTTGLVAVGQIGVTHPLTHLQGSVGVQPAPQPQSLRYIRRKLQDIELDRSEIRTIVQDLYHDRLTDVELSAYIAGVYANGMSLGETIHMTESMADVGDRIEWGEPVVADKHSIGGVPGNRTTPIVVAIVAAAGVKIPKTSSRGITSPAGTADTMEVFCDVELDADEIRRVVGETNGCLVWGGAIELSPVDDRIIRVETPLSLDPEGQVIASVLSKKRSAGSTHVVIDIPYGESAKVTSHTEARKLARDFKRVGERLDMRIRCAITRGDGPIGVGIGPAHEAQDVLEVLQGDGPPDLRSKGVRLASILLSECDVDADAEEILGSGRALETFRSIVAAQDGDPDVSVDDIRVGEHTRTLTAGRDGVVAHVDNSVVSELARRAGAPKDMAAGLQMHTGVGKEITSGDPVVTVYADSEPKLEDAIALSERAEVIRILHPDETLIEQL; from the coding sequence ATGGAACTGGAAACCGTACAGATCGATCTCGACACTGAAACCCCGACGGTCGTGCTCCACGAGGAGGACGCCCGGGAACTGGGCATTCATCCGATGGATCGCGTCCAGCTCCGCTACGACGACGGGACCGCCATCGGCGTCGTGAAAGTCACGACCGGACTCGTCGCGGTCGGACAGATCGGCGTCACTCATCCGCTTACACACCTCCAGGGAAGCGTCGGCGTCCAGCCGGCCCCGCAGCCACAGTCGTTGCGGTACATCCGTCGCAAGCTCCAGGACATCGAGCTCGACCGCTCGGAGATCCGGACGATCGTGCAGGACCTCTACCACGATCGGCTCACGGACGTCGAACTGTCCGCGTACATCGCCGGCGTGTACGCCAACGGGATGTCACTGGGGGAGACAATCCACATGACCGAGTCGATGGCAGACGTGGGGGATCGGATCGAGTGGGGAGAGCCGGTCGTGGCGGACAAACACAGCATCGGTGGCGTGCCTGGAAACCGGACGACACCGATCGTCGTGGCGATCGTCGCGGCCGCGGGCGTGAAGATCCCGAAAACTTCTTCGCGAGGAATCACGTCTCCGGCGGGGACGGCCGACACGATGGAGGTGTTTTGTGACGTCGAACTGGACGCAGACGAGATCCGTCGAGTCGTCGGGGAAACCAACGGTTGTCTCGTCTGGGGTGGGGCAATCGAGCTGTCGCCCGTCGACGACCGCATCATCCGCGTCGAGACGCCGCTATCGCTCGATCCCGAGGGCCAGGTGATCGCGTCGGTGCTCTCGAAAAAGCGCAGCGCGGGTTCGACCCACGTCGTGATCGATATCCCGTACGGGGAAAGCGCCAAAGTTACGAGCCACACCGAGGCACGGAAGCTCGCGAGGGACTTCAAGCGCGTCGGCGAGCGACTCGACATGCGGATTCGGTGTGCGATCACCAGAGGGGACGGCCCGATCGGAGTGGGGATCGGTCCCGCACACGAGGCCCAGGACGTGCTCGAAGTGCTGCAGGGGGACGGACCGCCGGACTTGCGATCGAAAGGCGTTCGGCTCGCGTCCATTCTGCTCTCGGAGTGTGACGTCGACGCCGACGCCGAGGAGATCCTCGGGTCGGGGCGAGCCCTCGAGACGTTCCGATCGATCGTGGCCGCACAGGACGGCGATCCGGACGTCTCGGTCGACGACATTCGGGTCGGAGAACACACCCGGACACTCACTGCCGGCCGCGACGGCGTGGTCGCACACGTCGACAACTCGGTGGTGAGCGAACTGGCACGGCGTGCGGGTGCGCCGAAGGACATGGCGGCGGGACTGCAGATGCATACAGGAGTTGGAAAAGAAATCACCTCGGGCGACCCAGTGGTGACGGTCTACGCGGATTCGGAGCCGAAACTCGAGGACGCGATTGCGCTCTCCGAACGGGCGGAGGTGATCAGGATACTTCACCCGGACGAGACGCTGATCGAGCAGCTTTGA
- a CDS encoding metal-dependent hydrolase has translation MAPTHVAVGASLALPLLAVAPELAVVGALAGIAGGVFPDLDLFTGKHRKTLHFPVLYWIVAVPASGIAAFFPSPATVAVAVFFLSAAVHSVLDWFGAGDELKPWEGTSREGVYVHVIGRWLEPKRWIRYDGSPEDLALSAGVAAPGLLLYGTPIRELLVGALFVGVVYAVIRRRVPRYVGPYLE, from the coding sequence ATGGCCCCAACTCACGTCGCCGTCGGCGCGTCGCTCGCGTTGCCACTCCTCGCGGTCGCTCCGGAACTCGCGGTCGTCGGCGCGCTCGCGGGGATCGCCGGGGGGGTCTTTCCGGACCTTGATCTGTTCACGGGGAAACACCGGAAAACACTCCACTTCCCCGTCCTCTACTGGATCGTTGCCGTTCCCGCTTCGGGTATCGCCGCGTTTTTCCCCTCGCCTGCGACAGTCGCGGTTGCGGTGTTCTTCCTCTCGGCGGCCGTCCACTCCGTGCTCGACTGGTTCGGTGCCGGAGACGAGCTCAAACCGTGGGAGGGAACGTCGAGGGAGGGCGTGTACGTTCACGTCATCGGTCGGTGGCTGGAACCGAAGCGGTGGATCAGATACGACGGGTCTCCGGAGGATCTGGCGCTGTCTGCGGGGGTTGCAGCCCCCGGCCTACTGCTGTACGGGACGCCGATACGGGAACTCCTCGTGGGTGCCCTCTTCGTCGGCGTCGTGTACGCTGTGATCCGACGCCGGGTTCCCCGGTACGTCGGCCCGTATCTGGAGTGA
- a CDS encoding 2Fe-2S iron-sulfur cluster-binding protein produces the protein MVDPLALGLAVTIVLVVVVLHFARGTEWESAEDITDELLERRAKTVPETDFPEPMNRSIGGGASAAAAGAVAGGEGGGTGEAELEGGADEETSPGEIPDDEVEYFDVEFVNEGKTVEVANNETLLEAGEDEGWDMPYACRQGQCVSCAGRIADGPSEDYVVHDNQQMLEAAELEDGYTLTCVAYPREEFSLETSEAP, from the coding sequence ATGGTTGACCCATTGGCACTGGGACTCGCTGTCACGATCGTTCTCGTGGTGGTCGTCTTACACTTCGCGCGGGGGACCGAGTGGGAGTCTGCCGAAGACATCACCGACGAACTGCTCGAACGTCGAGCGAAGACCGTTCCCGAGACCGACTTCCCCGAGCCGATGAACCGCTCGATCGGTGGGGGCGCTTCGGCGGCAGCAGCAGGCGCCGTCGCCGGCGGCGAGGGCGGCGGGACCGGCGAAGCCGAACTCGAGGGTGGCGCCGACGAGGAAACGAGCCCGGGGGAGATCCCCGACGACGAGGTCGAATACTTCGACGTCGAGTTCGTGAATGAGGGCAAGACGGTGGAGGTCGCGAACAACGAAACGCTGCTCGAGGCCGGCGAGGACGAAGGGTGGGACATGCCGTACGCCTGCAGGCAGGGCCAGTGTGTCTCGTGTGCCGGTCGGATTGCGGACGGTCCCTCCGAGGACTACGTCGTCCACGACAACCAGCAGATGCTCGAAGCGGCGGAACTGGAGGACGGATACACCCTCACCTGCGTTGCGTACCCCCGCGAAGAATTCTCGCTGGAGACCAGCGAAGCGCCCTGA
- a CDS encoding DUF2891 domain-containing protein, translating to MNPFDTVDESLILRGESDWFTPDLAERLAFHPLECVDTEFPHYVRSIDSPDGVVRPRERHPVFFGCYDWHSAVHSHWALIRQLRLFDDHPGESQILESIDGRLTPENVRREVDHFEENPSFEKPYGWAWLLRLAAELHLWEEEPADEWRATLEPLEETIRDLVRSELLTRDRPLRDRPFRVGTHGNTAFALAAVLDYATVVSDRSLESTTVETTREFFGDDREYPVEYEPLGWDFISPALTEADLMRRVYDPEPFAAWLEEFFPDVTEAPFDAILEPVQVNSDPDEELALHLVGLNVSKAWCLAGIASTLDASGGHRYVEPFSESAKRHANAGLEAAFTDDYAGSHWLSSFVLYLLTRNDGGIAPD from the coding sequence ATGAATCCGTTCGACACAGTCGACGAGAGCCTGATACTCCGTGGGGAAAGCGACTGGTTCACGCCGGATCTGGCGGAGCGTCTGGCTTTTCACCCACTGGAGTGCGTCGACACGGAGTTCCCCCACTACGTTCGCTCGATCGACTCCCCGGACGGTGTCGTCCGCCCTCGGGAGCGTCATCCGGTGTTCTTCGGCTGTTACGACTGGCACTCGGCGGTCCACAGCCACTGGGCGCTGATCCGCCAGCTACGGCTGTTCGACGACCATCCCGGGGAGTCGCAGATCCTCGAGAGCATAGACGGGCGTCTCACCCCGGAGAACGTTCGGCGGGAGGTCGACCACTTCGAGGAGAACCCGTCGTTCGAGAAGCCGTACGGTTGGGCGTGGCTCCTCAGGCTCGCCGCCGAACTCCACTTGTGGGAAGAAGAGCCGGCGGACGAGTGGCGCGCTACCCTCGAACCGCTGGAGGAGACGATCCGAGACCTCGTCCGTTCTGAGTTGCTCACACGGGATCGACCCTTACGGGATCGACCCTTCAGGGTCGGAACCCACGGCAACACCGCATTCGCGCTGGCGGCCGTGCTGGATTACGCGACCGTGGTCTCCGATCGCTCGCTGGAGTCGACGACGGTGGAGACCACACGGGAGTTCTTCGGGGACGACCGCGAGTATCCCGTCGAATACGAACCGCTCGGGTGGGATTTCATCTCCCCTGCACTGACGGAAGCGGATCTGATGCGCCGGGTGTACGACCCCGAACCGTTCGCAGCGTGGCTGGAGGAGTTTTTCCCCGACGTGACCGAAGCGCCGTTCGATGCGATACTCGAACCGGTTCAGGTGAACTCCGACCCCGACGAGGAACTCGCGCTCCATCTGGTCGGGCTGAACGTTTCGAAGGCGTGGTGTCTGGCCGGGATCGCGTCGACGCTGGACGCCAGCGGAGGACACCGGTACGTGGAACCGTTCTCCGAGAGCGCGAAGAGACACGCGAATGCTGGCCTCGAGGCCGCGTTCACGGACGACTACGCGGGCTCACACTGGCTTTCGTCGTTCGTGCTGTATCTGCTCACCAGAAACGACGGCGGAATCGCCCCGGATTGA